GCCGTCTCGCCGGTGACCACCACGCGCGGCTCCACCGGGAGGACCTCGCGGCCCGCCGCGTAGGTGAGGACCTCGTCGGCCGAGCCGAACGCGCTCAGCTGCTCGAGGTGCTTGATCGTCGGGAAGACGAGGAGGATCTCGCCCGCCTGGTGGGCCTCGAGCGCGCCACGGGGCGTGAACCAGCCGAGGTCGACGCACTCCTCGCCGTCGACCTGCGGGACCTCGCCGTCCGGCAGCGGGGCGAGGAAGAAGTGCGTGTCGAAGCGGACGTTCACCTCGGGCGGGGTGATCCAGCGCGAGAACTTCACGACCGAGGCGGGATCGACGTGCGACACCGACGCCTCCTCCTCGAGCTCGCGGACCGCGGCGGCCCGG
The sequence above is a segment of the Paraconexibacter algicola genome. Coding sequences within it:
- a CDS encoding NUDIX hydrolase, producing MEITGPEPGTTLNTGEATVPRQAASVILLRGGAATLELLLVKRTEKARFMGGVWVFPGGAVDAHDGDGDAAHRAAAVRELEEEASVSHVDPASVVKFSRWITPPEVNVRFDTHFFLAPLPDGEVPQVDGEECVDLGWFTPRGALEAHQAGEILLVFPTIKHLEQLSAFGSADEVLTYAAGREVLPVEPRVVVTGETARVLLPGEPGYDD